A section of the Metabacillus endolithicus genome encodes:
- a CDS encoding ferritin-like domain-containing protein produces the protein MKEENVIDTLNEFLKGQYMGIRSYEHFIEKLDDGLIKKQFQTMQQEHKQHALQVAERIQNLGGTPVSSEGVVGSVQGFISQFQIPDTTEGMIESAKKGESYYGIGMSEEIVRGDLDQESRQLIEKILDKDRQHVQILNEMLH, from the coding sequence TTGAAAGAGGAAAATGTTATTGATACTTTAAATGAATTTTTAAAAGGGCAATATATGGGGATTCGTTCTTATGAACATTTTATTGAAAAGCTTGATGATGGATTAATAAAAAAACAATTTCAAACGATGCAACAGGAGCATAAACAGCATGCTTTACAAGTAGCGGAGAGAATTCAAAATCTTGGAGGTACTCCTGTTAGTAGTGAGGGAGTAGTTGGCTCTGTTCAAGGATTCATCAGCCAATTTCAAATCCCAGACACAACAGAAGGTATGATTGAAAGTGCTAAAAAAGGTGAAAGTTATTATGGAATTGGGATGTCAGAGGAAATAGTTAGAGGAGATTTAGATCAGGAAAGTCGGCAGCTTATTGAAAAGATATTAGATAAAGATCGACAACATGTACAGATATTAAATGAAATGCTTCACTAA